One window of the Balaenoptera ricei isolate mBalRic1 chromosome X, mBalRic1.hap2, whole genome shotgun sequence genome contains the following:
- the LOC132356989 gene encoding solute carrier family 25 member 3-like, which translates to MFSSVAHLAQVNPFNAPHLQLVQDGLAGPRSNPAGPPGPPRRSRKLAAAAVEEYSCEYGSAKFYALCGFGGVLGCGLTHTAVVPLDLAKCRMQMDPQKYKGIFNGFSITFKEDGVHGLAKGWAPTFIGYSMQGLCKFVFYEVFKVLYSNMLGEENAYLWRTSLYLAASASAEFFADIALAPMEAAKVRIQTQPGYANTLRDAAPKMYKEEGLKAFYKGVAPLWMRQIPYTMMKFACFERTVEALYKFVVPKPRSECSKPEQLVVTFVAGYTAGVFCAIVSHPADSVVSVLNKEKGSSASLVLQRLGFRGVWKGLFARIIMIGTLHCSGSSMTP; encoded by the coding sequence ATGTTCTCGTCCGTGGCGCACTTGGCGCAGGTGAACCCCTTCAACGCGCCCCACCTGCAGCTGGTGCAAGATGGTCTCGCGGGCCCCCGCAGCAACCCCGCCGGGCCCCCGGGCCCACCCCGCCGCTCCCGCAAGCTGGCAGCCGCCGCTGTGGAAGAGTACAGTTGTGAATATGGCTCCGCGAAGTTTTACGCACTGTGTGGCTTTGGTGGGGTCTTAGGTTGTGGTCTGACACACACTGCTGTTGTTCCTCTGGATTTAGCGAAATGCCGTATGCAGATGGACCCACAAAAGTACAAGGGCATATTTAATGGATTCTCAATTACATTCAAAGAAGATGGTGTTCATGGTTTGGCCAAAGGATGGGCTCCGACTTTCATTGGCTACTCTATGCAAGGGCTCTGCAAATTTGTCTTTTATGAAGTCTTCAAAGTTTTGTATAGCAACATGCTTGGAGAGGAGAATGCCTATCTCTGGCGCACATCACTATATTTGGCTGCCTCTGCCAGTGCTGAATTCTTTGCTGACATTGCTCTGGCTCCTATGGAAGCTGCTAAGGTTCGAATTCAAACCCAACCAGGATATGCTAACACTTTGAGGGATGCAGCTCCCAAAATGTATAAGGAAGAAGGCTTAAAGGCATTCTACAAGGGGGTTGCTCCTCTCTGGATGAGACAGAtaccatacaccatgatgaagttcGCCTGCTTTGAACGTACTGTTGAAGCATTGTACAAGTTTGTGGTTCCCAAGCCCCGAAGTGAATGTTCAAAGCCAGAGCAGCTGGTTGTCACATTTGTGGCAGGTTACACAGCTGGAGTCTTCTGTGCCATTGTTTCTCACCCTGCTGATTCTGTGGTGTCTGTGTTGAATAAAGAGAAGGGTAGCAGTGCATCTCTGGTCCTCCAGAGACTTGGATTTAGAGGTGTATGGAAGGGACTGTTTGCCCGTATCATCATGATCGGCACTCTGCACTGCAGTGGTTCATCTATGACTCCGTGA